A window from Methanocalculus alkaliphilus encodes these proteins:
- a CDS encoding RPA family protein, with the protein MTERFQNYVREPAKRVFAAEMRDARHSFRVGDDEKSPTYLLLPTGERCNRVFIVGSLTQKERVGEQHSMYRARVADPSGTFFITAGSYQPEAMQQVAKIEPPAFVAVVGKPNAYETPDGKVLISIRAETVTPVDRDIRDIWVLDTAQATLDRIDAFGDSKDAETARAEYNPNLASYKKMVYDALTAIRQ; encoded by the coding sequence ATGACCGAGCGATTCCAGAATTATGTCCGCGAACCTGCAAAGCGGGTCTTTGCAGCAGAGATGCGTGATGCCCGCCACTCTTTCCGTGTCGGTGATGACGAGAAGAGCCCGACCTATCTCCTCCTCCCCACCGGGGAACGGTGCAACCGGGTCTTCATCGTTGGTTCCCTCACCCAGAAGGAGCGTGTCGGAGAACAGCACAGTATGTACCGGGCACGGGTCGCCGATCCCTCCGGGACGTTCTTCATCACCGCCGGATCCTATCAGCCCGAGGCGATGCAGCAGGTCGCAAAGATCGAACCCCCCGCCTTTGTTGCGGTCGTTGGAAAACCAAACGCCTATGAGACCCCGGACGGGAAGGTCCTCATCTCGATACGGGCCGAGACGGTCACCCCGGTTGACCGGGATATCCGGGATATCTGGGTCCTTGATACTGCCCAGGCGACCCTTGACCGGATCGATGCATTTGGCGACAGCAAGGATGCGGAGACGGCACGGGCTGAGTACAACCCCAACCTTGCATCCTATAAAAAGATGGTCTATGATGCCCTGACGGCCATCAGACAATAA
- the ribB gene encoding 3,4-dihydroxy-2-butanone-4-phosphate synthase, with amino-acid sequence MMHEAITALKEGRFVLIYDFDNRERETDLVIRSDTIRHSDILRMRKDGGGLICTAVHPDAAKALGLPFASDVFSRCGELGEREGEIPYDRKNHSSFSLWVNHRETYTGITDHDRALTISKVAEHVHAAMNGGGLPPFGKEFRTPGHSALLRAADDLLDQRQGQTELSIALALMAGVTPAVTVCEMLDDETGNALEKEKARAYGEEHGFPFVTGDEIIEAWQVWKNSQSP; translated from the coding sequence ATGATGCATGAAGCAATAACAGCACTAAAAGAGGGACGTTTTGTCCTTATCTATGACTTTGACAACCGTGAGCGTGAGACCGATCTTGTGATCCGATCCGATACCATTCGGCACAGCGACATCCTCAGGATGCGAAAGGACGGGGGCGGCCTGATCTGTACTGCAGTCCACCCGGATGCGGCAAAGGCACTCGGTCTCCCGTTCGCCTCGGATGTATTCTCCCGCTGCGGGGAGCTTGGGGAGAGGGAAGGGGAGATCCCCTATGACCGGAAGAACCACTCCTCCTTCTCCCTCTGGGTGAACCACAGGGAGACCTACACCGGGATCACCGACCATGACCGTGCCCTCACCATCTCCAAGGTTGCTGAACATGTCCATGCGGCGATGAACGGCGGCGGCCTCCCCCCGTTTGGAAAGGAGTTCCGGACACCCGGCCACTCTGCCCTCCTCCGTGCCGCTGACGACCTGCTGGATCAGCGGCAGGGGCAGACCGAGCTCTCCATCGCCCTCGCCCTGATGGCAGGGGTCACCCCTGCGGTCACGGTCTGTGAGATGCTTGATGATGAGACCGGCAACGCCCTTGAGAAGGAGAAGGCACGGGCCTATGGAGAGGAGCACGGGTTCCCGTTTGTGACCGGGGATGAGATCATCGAGGCGTGGCAGGTCTGGAAGAACTCGCAGTCACCGTAG
- a CDS encoding DUF1858 domain-containing protein, with the protein MSITVDSTIMELIQAKPESAAILQNFGMGCLGCAIAHSETIREAAVVHGIPLEELANALGIAIE; encoded by the coding sequence ATGTCGATCACCGTCGATTCAACAATCATGGAGCTTATTCAGGCGAAGCCGGAATCAGCAGCAATACTTCAGAACTTTGGTATGGGATGCCTCGGATGCGCCATCGCACACAGCGAGACGATCCGCGAAGCAGCAGTCGTTCATGGCATTCCACTCGAGGAGCTTGCCAACGCCCTTGGTATCGCAATCGAATAA
- a CDS encoding DUF120 domain-containing protein: MQVPDAGDLPVLKAIALLGGCRGPVRISTQSLGSTLGTSPQTISRRLKALESAGFISRTVDPSGQSVTVAKAGEEVLRREHAEYCRIFSRVGGHFILQGTIISGLGEGRYYMSLPHYREQFRMNCGFEPFPGTLNIRLNQQSIPIRKRLESLEWVTIPGFSDEHRTFGEARCLPCRIEGIPCALIVPGRTHYPEDIIELISGVSIRGELGLDDNDTIDVEVGYDA, encoded by the coding sequence ATGCAGGTGCCTGATGCGGGGGATCTCCCGGTCTTAAAGGCGATCGCCCTCCTCGGAGGATGCCGCGGCCCGGTCCGGATATCGACGCAGAGCCTCGGCTCCACCCTTGGGACGAGCCCACAGACCATATCCCGCCGTTTAAAAGCTCTTGAATCGGCTGGATTCATCAGCCGGACGGTCGATCCCTCGGGCCAGTCGGTGACGGTGGCGAAGGCGGGCGAGGAGGTTCTCAGGAGGGAGCATGCCGAATACTGCCGGATCTTCTCCCGCGTCGGCGGACACTTCATCCTCCAGGGGACGATCATCTCGGGTCTCGGTGAGGGGCGGTACTATATGTCCCTGCCCCATTACCGGGAGCAGTTCAGGATGAACTGCGGGTTTGAGCCCTTCCCGGGGACATTAAACATCAGGCTGAACCAGCAGAGCATTCCCATACGCAAGAGGCTGGAGTCGCTCGAATGGGTAACCATCCCGGGTTTTTCAGATGAACACAGGACATTTGGTGAGGCTCGCTGCCTCCCATGCAGGATTGAGGGGATCCCCTGTGCACTCATCGTTCCCGGCAGGACACATTATCCTGAGGATATCATTGAGCTGATCTCAGGTGTCTCCATCAGGGGCGAACTCGGGCTTGACGATAACGATACCATCGATGTGGAGGTCGGATATGATGCATGA
- a CDS encoding PAS domain S-box protein: MRSHPFFTEPVEQRRIIIILAAITITLAANIIGLLQGITYVFPHLLYLPILLAGYWYPRHGTAIALLIAALYAGAALLLTPPELITTISILARAAVFIAIGLVVSFLTIRLRQSEEQLHDLIEFLPDATFAIDREGRVIAWNRAIEKLTGVPKMKIIGKGESAYAVPFYGEKRPILIDYALRRDPAIEALYEGVSRNGDAFEAEVIAPMLHDGRGAHLRCVATPLYDSGREIAGAVESIRDITGEVMARSALRNTNRQLKTISGIIRHGLSKRLEELYRHLTIGSMQISDPASLSVLRKIEGSADGIRRQIAISRDFREIGAIPPVWIPVQEAVHEAAARLDTKGMVVHAWTERLSIFSDPHLRTAISHLIENARAAGATALLVTYQIREDGCAIILEDNGTGIADDEKERLFAENIERSGHGLFLAREILGITGIGIHEEGESGRGARFVLTVPPEGYRIM, from the coding sequence ATGCGGAGCCACCCATTCTTCACCGAACCGGTCGAGCAGCGGCGTATCATCATTATTCTTGCCGCCATCACCATCACGCTTGCCGCAAATATCATCGGTCTCCTTCAGGGGATCACCTATGTCTTCCCCCATCTCCTCTATCTCCCGATCCTCCTTGCCGGCTACTGGTATCCGAGGCATGGGACCGCCATCGCTCTCCTCATTGCAGCCCTCTATGCAGGTGCGGCCCTCCTCCTCACCCCTCCGGAGCTCATCACCACCATCTCCATCCTTGCACGGGCGGCGGTCTTTATCGCCATCGGGCTCGTCGTCTCATTCCTGACGATCAGGCTGCGCCAGTCCGAGGAGCAGCTCCATGACCTCATCGAGTTCCTTCCTGACGCCACCTTCGCCATCGACCGGGAGGGGCGGGTCATCGCATGGAACCGTGCCATCGAGAAGCTGACCGGGGTTCCGAAGATGAAGATCATCGGAAAGGGTGAATCTGCGTATGCTGTGCCATTCTATGGAGAGAAGCGGCCGATCCTCATCGATTATGCACTCAGGAGAGATCCTGCTATAGAAGCATTATATGAGGGGGTATCAAGGAACGGCGATGCCTTCGAGGCGGAGGTGATCGCACCCATGCTCCATGACGGCCGGGGAGCCCATCTCAGATGTGTCGCAACCCCGCTCTATGACTCCGGCCGGGAGATCGCTGGTGCGGTCGAGTCGATTCGTGATATAACCGGCGAGGTGATGGCACGATCCGCCCTGAGAAACACGAACCGGCAGCTGAAGACCATTAGCGGGATCATCCGTCATGGCCTCTCAAAACGGCTTGAGGAGCTGTACCGTCATCTGACCATCGGGAGCATGCAGATCAGTGATCCCGCCTCCCTCTCGGTCCTCAGAAAGATCGAGGGGTCGGCAGACGGGATACGGAGGCAGATCGCCATATCACGGGACTTCCGGGAGATCGGAGCCATTCCCCCTGTCTGGATCCCGGTCCAGGAAGCCGTGCATGAGGCGGCTGCCCGGCTTGATACCAAAGGAATGGTAGTCCATGCCTGGACGGAACGGCTCTCCATCTTCTCAGACCCGCATCTCCGGACCGCCATCTCGCACCTGATAGAGAATGCACGTGCGGCAGGGGCGACCGCCCTCCTTGTCACCTACCAGATCCGGGAGGACGGATGCGCCATCATCCTTGAGGATAACGGAACCGGCATCGCCGATGATGAGAAGGAGAGGCTCTTTGCGGAGAATATCGAGCGATCAGGCCACGGTCTCTTCCTTGCCCGTGAGATCCTTGGGATCACCGGGATCGGCATTCATGAGGAAGGGGAGAGCGGCCGCGGGGCACGGTTCGTCCTGACGGTCCCGCCGGAAGGATACCGGATTATGTAA
- a CDS encoding hybrid sensor histidine kinase/response regulator — MKHILIVEDSTTQTEYLRRIIEGDGYRVTTAADGDTALGLIPDDPPDLVLSDIVMPGMDGYELCRRIKEMSTIPVFLVTQLFDPEDVIRGVACGADNFIIKPFDPAFILARVRDVFLKGEEEEGDELTITIADRTYTITAGRKTILDILLSTYAIAVRKNADLEEARDELYGLNEQLQEKNEDLKAEIAQRERAEGALAEAHRKLTLLTSITRHGLLTQLSSIQESLEYAERVLDREPGAAHDHLRTATGGIDRAIQTTRFTQEYQKIGESQPEWIRFPEILPHDTGGVGVDTKVPDDLYLYLDPVAEKAVWAIITDAARRKAERVAISYSGERDTGVITIEDDGIGIPLAGKDALFSYELGIGKAFSLFMAREALAITGIDLTETGEPRQGGRFEIRCPAGSIRHRPK, encoded by the coding sequence GCCGATGGAGATACGGCACTCGGACTGATACCGGACGACCCCCCGGATCTGGTGCTGAGCGATATCGTGATGCCGGGAATGGACGGCTATGAGCTCTGCCGCCGGATAAAAGAGATGAGTACGATACCGGTATTCCTCGTCACCCAGCTCTTTGATCCCGAGGATGTCATCCGGGGGGTTGCATGCGGTGCAGACAACTTCATCATCAAGCCCTTCGATCCGGCGTTCATCCTTGCACGGGTCAGAGATGTCTTTCTGAAAGGCGAGGAGGAGGAGGGCGACGAGCTCACGATCACAATCGCGGATCGAACCTACACCATCACCGCCGGGAGGAAGACGATCCTCGATATCCTCCTTTCGACCTATGCGATTGCTGTCCGGAAGAATGCGGATCTCGAAGAGGCGAGGGACGAACTCTATGGACTGAATGAACAGCTTCAGGAGAAGAACGAAGACCTCAAGGCAGAGATCGCCCAGCGTGAGCGTGCCGAGGGGGCCCTTGCGGAAGCCCACCGGAAACTGACCCTTCTCACAAGCATCACCCGCCACGGACTCCTGACACAGCTCTCCTCGATACAGGAGTCGCTTGAATATGCAGAGAGGGTCCTTGACCGCGAGCCAGGGGCGGCTCATGATCATCTCCGGACAGCAACGGGAGGTATCGACCGGGCAATCCAGACGACCCGGTTCACCCAGGAGTACCAGAAGATCGGGGAGAGCCAGCCCGAATGGATCCGTTTTCCTGAGATTCTCCCCCACGATACCGGCGGTGTGGGGGTTGATACAAAGGTTCCGGATGATCTCTACCTCTATCTCGATCCTGTGGCTGAGAAGGCGGTCTGGGCAATCATCACCGATGCCGCCCGGAGGAAGGCAGAAAGAGTGGCGATCAGCTACTCCGGGGAGAGGGATACAGGGGTGATCACCATCGAGGATGACGGCATCGGTATTCCCCTCGCCGGAAAGGATGCCCTCTTCTCCTATGAACTTGGGATCGGGAAGGCCTTCTCCCTCTTCATGGCACGGGAGGCGCTGGCAATCACCGGAATTGACCTTACTGAGACGGGGGAGCCCCGGCAGGGGGGGCGGTTTGAGATCCGCTGCCCGGCAGGATCGATCCGGCACAGACCAAAATAG
- a CDS encoding GNAT family N-acetyltransferase, with protein MDPRRILIDIKGERQDIAGWIAMIPGVREVIWQAEDAADLPGIRVLDPEAAAEATLIITEPGGEHLRDPVDLLIIPSDLKEGERLITDRPLLCVFSERGAADAAATFLDQQYPPEIILLAERGSDQEIRLHAPRASITSEMMTGDLTIDILRLAAAYDPTLIVIPKRIPDPAAILKAGVPVFIPYLRGGAAEVREIRSDEFPAADTVWIDYHGTTGDPAVDRIFAAFEGDAIVSLARCRRHPDGYEVDAVFTPESHRGRGLSRQVMTALIEACYNDELTMYAVVHLKKFYGEFGFVPIPEGDLPASVRERYLWAAGNMEGAEVAPMRRSPQRPAILQESISINR; from the coding sequence ATGGATCCACGACGTATTCTCATCGACATCAAGGGGGAGAGACAGGATATTGCCGGATGGATTGCGATGATTCCGGGTGTCCGCGAGGTGATATGGCAGGCGGAAGACGCAGCTGATCTTCCGGGGATCCGGGTTTTGGATCCCGAAGCGGCAGCAGAGGCGACCCTTATCATCACGGAACCGGGCGGGGAGCATCTCCGGGACCCCGTCGATCTCCTCATCATCCCATCAGATCTGAAGGAAGGGGAACGGCTCATCACCGACCGGCCTCTCCTGTGCGTCTTCTCTGAGAGGGGGGCAGCAGATGCCGCCGCAACATTCCTTGATCAGCAGTACCCCCCCGAGATCATCCTCCTTGCCGAGAGGGGGAGTGACCAGGAGATACGGCTGCATGCACCCCGTGCATCCATCACCAGTGAAATGATGACGGGGGATCTCACCATCGATATCCTCCGTCTCGCCGCCGCGTATGATCCGACGCTGATCGTCATCCCGAAACGGATCCCGGATCCGGCGGCGATCCTCAAAGCCGGGGTTCCGGTCTTCATCCCCTATCTCAGGGGAGGGGCTGCCGAGGTCCGCGAGATCCGATCTGATGAATTCCCGGCTGCAGATACCGTCTGGATCGACTATCACGGAACAACCGGTGACCCCGCAGTGGACCGGATATTTGCCGCATTTGAAGGGGATGCAATCGTCTCCCTCGCCCGGTGCAGGCGGCATCCGGACGGGTATGAGGTGGATGCGGTCTTCACCCCGGAGAGCCACCGTGGCCGTGGGCTCTCCCGGCAGGTGATGACGGCCCTCATCGAGGCATGCTATAATGATGAGCTGACGATGTATGCGGTTGTCCATCTGAAGAAGTTCTATGGGGAGTTTGGGTTCGTCCCGATCCCTGAAGGGGATCTTCCTGCTTCGGTCCGCGAACGGTACCTCTGGGCAGCAGGCAATATGGAGGGTGCCGAGGTGGCTCCGATGCGCCGAAGCCCGCAGAGGCCTGCTATTCTGCAGGAGTCGATATCCATAAATAGGTAG